CGGTCAACCAATGTATAAAGGTCATGCTGTACTCCTCCTTAAACAAGGGAACTACTCTTCCTGCTTCCCGAATTCTATTTCCTACTATCAGGATTTTGCAAAATCCTCACTATATAAGCTTATCTACCGACTTCAAACATATGGCTATGAATATTCTACTTCCTGTGAGTATAAAAGCATAAGTTTATCCATATACTAGCTACTATCCTGAGCATAAATGTTACCCGCAGGCTAATTGTTATCTCAAGGTACTGCGAGCGTAACCTTCACACTCCACTACAGAGCGAAAGGAAGATTCCATGACTCATCCATCTGACTTCATTCCGGGGCAAGAACCCCTAAGTTTAAAAATATCACACACAGATCCCGGGATCCAATCAGCCATCATCCATCGTCTACTGTTCCATCTGCATCAGGCACCGAGTCTGCAAAATATCGTCATTATTTGCATCGGCACTGACCGTTCTACTGGAGATTGTCTGGGTCCGCTCGTAGGTACGCATTTATCACGCTACAAAAGCCCTCTGTTTAACCTATACGGTACATTAGAGGAGCCTGTACATGCCATGAACCTGCAAACGACACTGAACGGCATACAAGCCCGATATGAACAGCCTTATATCATTGGTATAGATGCATGTCTTGGACAAACCTCCAGCGTTGGATGCATTCAGGTTTCAGATGGTCCTCTCAAGCCTGGAGCAGGTGTAAATAAAGAATTACCGCCGGTCGGCGATATCCATTTGACTGGTATCGTTAACGTCGGCGGCTTCATGGAATACTTCGTGCTGCAAAATACAAGACTAAATTTGGTAATGAAATTATCAGATATCATTGCTGGCAGCCTATACTCCGCGATTAAGGAGTGGCACTACCGTTCCGTCCTGCTTGCTGCGCAAGAGTGACGGCTTCTTTTTCTTCAGGTGATAAGGAATAGGTGGACTGTCCCGCTTCTAGAGGCTTGGCATACACATATGAGCCATCTCGGTTATAAATGCCGGTTAATACCATACCATCCTGATTGTCGTCTACAATAGCCAGAGAGAAGCTTAAATCGCTTCCTCTCTCACCAAAGGCATTATAGCGTTTGATGCCTATATGTCCCTTCAAGCCTGTCAGTTTACTACGTAGTGATTTCATACTTGCACGATGGGTTTCTTGCTCATCCTCAATCGTATCCATCTGTACCTTCAAATCAATCAACAGTGTTTCCAAATTCTCGACACCACTGCCTGCCATCATGGTTTCATACTTTCGCCGCATATTCTTTAGCTTTGCACCCTGCACAATAATAACAATCAACAGGATGAGCAAAATAAGCACGATCCCTGCAACGATTCCGGCAAGCTGTTCCATGATTAGTCCATTCAATTCAGCCATATGCTTGCTTCTACTCCTCTACCCCAAAAATCATATTACTGCATACTTATATTTTATACGTTTGAGAACAGCGAAACAAATAACACAAGGCTATTAGTTTATCCATCAAAACCATTCTAATTCCTGCAATTCCAGACAAAGCAAAGACATATCTCACTTTCCATTTTGCTCAAGGAGACATGTCCATATTTCAACAAACTACTGTAATAGCTCCAGTAATCTTTCCAAATCCTGCTGACTGTAATAATTCAATTCAATTTTGCCTTTATCTTTATTGTGCTTGATCTTCACAGTTGTTTTAAAGCGTTCACGCAAGGACTCTTCCATATGGTCAATATAGGGGTCCTTTTTTCGTACCTTTGCTTTGGCTTTCGCCTCACCAGGCTTATGATCCAACTGCTGTACGGCTTCCTCCAGCTCGCGAACACTCCACTGCTGTTCAATACATTGTTGTGCTAACTGTTTCACCATGTCTGGATCTTTGAGGCCAACAATAGCTCTAGCATGTCCCATAGACAATGTTCCACGTGAAACATGATCTTTAACTTCTTCAGGTAATGCGAGCAAGCGAAGGAAATTGGCAATATGAGAGCGTGATTTCCCCACTTTCATGGACAACTCTTCCTGAGTTAAAGAAAACTGATCCATTAATCCCTGATAAGCTACTGCTACTTCCATAGCATTCAAATTCTCACGCTGCAAATTCTCAATCAGAGCAATCTCCATCACCTGCTGATCCGTAAAATTACGAACAACCACAGGTATCGTCGGATTCCCACAAAATTGAGATGCCCGAAATCGTCTTTCCCCGGCTATGATTTCATATCCTCGCAATACACTACGTGCAATAATAGGTTGGATAACACCGTGCTGACGAATGGACTCGGCTAATTCCTTAATGGACTCTTCATCAAACGTTTTGCGAGGCTGGTACGGGTTCGCACGCAACTGGCTCAGCGGAATGTCAACAACCTTATCCTCTTCATTGACCGTAAGGGAGGGAATGAGTGCATCAAGTCCTTTTCCCAACCGTTTACTCATAAGATACCACTTCCTTTGCCAACTCAATATATACCTCTGCCCCACGGGAACGGGGATCATACGTAATAATGGACTGGCCATGTGAAGGTGCTTCGCTGAGTCTCACATTGCGTGGAATAATCGTCTGATAAACCTTGCTTTGAAAATATTTTTTCACTTCTTCAATCACCTGTATACCCAAGTTCGTGCGAGCATCAAACATGGTTAACAACACA
The Paenibacillus peoriae DNA segment above includes these coding regions:
- the yyaC gene encoding spore protease YyaC; the encoded protein is MTHPSDFIPGQEPLSLKISHTDPGIQSAIIHRLLFHLHQAPSLQNIVIICIGTDRSTGDCLGPLVGTHLSRYKSPLFNLYGTLEEPVHAMNLQTTLNGIQARYEQPYIIGIDACLGQTSSVGCIQVSDGPLKPGAGVNKELPPVGDIHLTGIVNVGGFMEYFVLQNTRLNLVMKLSDIIAGSLYSAIKEWHYRSVLLAAQE
- a CDS encoding DUF4446 family protein, whose protein sequence is MAELNGLIMEQLAGIVAGIVLILLILLIVIIVQGAKLKNMRRKYETMMAGSGVENLETLLIDLKVQMDTIEDEQETHRASMKSLRSKLTGLKGHIGIKRYNAFGERGSDLSFSLAIVDDNQDGMVLTGIYNRDGSYVYAKPLEAGQSTYSLSPEEKEAVTLAQQAGRNGSATP
- a CDS encoding ParB/RepB/Spo0J family partition protein; protein product: MSKRLGKGLDALIPSLTVNEEDKVVDIPLSQLRANPYQPRKTFDEESIKELAESIRQHGVIQPIIARSVLRGYEIIAGERRFRASQFCGNPTIPVVVRNFTDQQVMEIALIENLQRENLNAMEVAVAYQGLMDQFSLTQEELSMKVGKSRSHIANFLRLLALPEEVKDHVSRGTLSMGHARAIVGLKDPDMVKQLAQQCIEQQWSVRELEEAVQQLDHKPGEAKAKAKVRKKDPYIDHMEESLRERFKTTVKIKHNKDKGKIELNYYSQQDLERLLELLQ